The genomic stretch CGAATTCCAGGTCAAACATCAAGGCCTTTTTATTTACTTAGAAATGGGCCATATGTTGATGAATGGCCTCTTTGATGTAACCCGCCATCTCAAAAGCCTTGAGGTTCAGAGGCCCTCCTTCTGTTCCTTTTTGTCCCATCACCACAAGGTATACAGACTCGATCTGAACTACTGTCACTGCTTGGCTGCCCCGACTCTGGCCTTTGGTGCGGAGATCCATGGTGTTGTTGCCCTCAGTGTATAGGTTGTCCCGGATCAATAAACATTTGGTCCCTGCAAGGGTGATTCCCTGAAGAAACaacttctctctcccttctctcatcAGCAAGATCTGAATTTCTTCCTGGGTCAGTTGGAACAGGTTGCCTTCAGGATAAGAAGCCAACAACCAAGGTGGGGAATTGCTTATTATCGCCGCATCACAGCACATCCCAGTCTGTAGGAAGAGGGTGATGCAGTCTTGCCAGACTTCTTCACTGATATCCCCTATGCACTGCATGATTCAGGTAAGCTGTCTCTAAAAGATGAATAAAGTGATTTCTGGCAAGTAGGTCTTCAAAAGAAGTTTGTTGGTAGTTGGCTCAAGATGACTGATAAGCTGAGactgaaataaactaaaaatacagtCTGTTTTTGATGGCCTCTCCCAGCAGCAAAGTGGAGGAGGTCTTGATGACTTGTGTGAAGTTATGCCCCAACTGCCCTCTGTTGTGACTTATCAAGCTATCTTTGGAGCAGGAGTGAGGTCACAAAGGTTCTGTGACTTGTTAAACAGTCATAATTCACCACTTCATGGGTGACCTTTGGCAGTAGCTTTCTGTGGTTGTATCTCCAGCTAGTGAGATATTGGGGCAAAGCACATCTACTTACTTCCCTAGGATACCATGGGAGAAACACCAATCCCAAACATCAGAAAATCCCTCAATGTAGAGcataactgagtaatatttcagttGGAGGTTTGGATATAAAGCAGGACAGGTGAGATTTAGTGTCGCAACTAGTATTCAGATGTTGGCTAATCTGAGACCTGAGTTCTAGGTACAAAGTCAAAAAACCCACAGCCGCATTGGCTTACAACTCTTTTTGGATGAACATAATAGCCTCCTAATGATTTCCTGTCTTTAGATTCTTTCCATCTACTTGTTTATTCTCTGGTCCACACCAGCTGTGAGTCTAGAGTAATTCGTTTTCATCTAGTCATTCACCAAGCATTTATCAAGCATTCACTATTTGCCAAGTACTTTTCTAAGCACTGGGTTATAGCAGTGAACAGAGAAAAATCTCACAGAGCTGACATCATAATGacagaagacaaaaaaataatagaTGGTAATAGAATCCCtttcacagaaattttttttatgaATCTAATACTTTTTCCTTCCACATTTTCCTTCTTAGTCCCAGATGCTATCTACTCCTGTGGGGGTCCAACCTGACATGTGATTATTCTGAAACCTTTGACAAATCACCATCTCTAAATTTCCTCTGAAATGACACTAACTTGCCTTAAGTAGGGACTGTTAGGAGGAATGGCTAAAGTTAATGGAGAGAAAATTTGGGGTAGTTTAGAaaattcacttattcaacaaatatttattgaatacctactgtgTTCCAGGTCTGTTCCAGACTTTGGAGATCTAGCAGTGAACAAAAAGTCCCTGGCCTCATGAAGCTGACATCCTAGAGGGGGCGACAAATAACTGACAAGGACATTTATAGTATATCAGCTGGTGttcataattattaatataaagaaaaaaaggttaagACAATAGAGAATTCTGGGGAAGAAGTAGTGGTGGTTTTATTTGATATGGGGTGCTCAAGTAGGATTCTCTGACATTGTGAATTTGATCAGAGACACGACAGAGATGAGAGGGTGAACATATGGATATCTGGGGGAAGAGCATtctaagcagagggaacagcaagtgcttCTGAGGCAGGAAAATGTATGGTATATTTGAGAAACAACAAGAAGATCAATATAacataaagagagaaagaaaagggtgaTAGAAGATATAGTCAGAGAGGGACTAGGCTTAGATCACATGTAGGCTTATTTTAAGCCACGTAAAGATTTGGATTTTACTCTGAAATGGAGAGCCACTGGTAGGTTTCAAGCAAAGGAGTGACATCACTATAGATTCTAGAGTCTGGAAGATGTCATACTGAGGATAGATTCTAGGGGAACCAGGGCCAAAACATGGCGACCAAACCATGTCAATAATTCAGGCAAGATAGAGGTTTCAGCTAGAATACAAGGCCTAGAGAGATGacatgatttgcccaaggtcacacagcaagttagtAGCAGACCTGAGAGTAAAATCCAGGTTTTTCAACTCCCAGACTGTTCTTTTTGCCATCAAAAGCCTGATTCAGAGAACACTACAGAGTAGCTGCACCTCATCTGAGAGGTGGTCCAGTGGGTCTCTGGTCCTTTTCCCACATCTTTGATGACAAAGTTATGAGGCTACTCTAATAGTCCAGGCTTTAACTAGGTTGATGGCAGTAGACCCCCCCTGGTTAAGAGGagtgaaaggaaaatataaaccatctcaaaaatattctatagtgacttgcccaaggtctcacAGGAAGCTCTTCAGAAACTCAGTCATCACCACAGAGTAGTCTATGTTTTCTCTGGTGCCATCTCTGTTAACATTAAAGAATAGTGGAATGATACTGGTACTCAGAATCCTTACAGCATCATGGGATGTGAGAAGGGTGCCAGCACTTGAGTCTGGGACTTAAGAATTCCTGGGCCAAACCTGAAGTCTGAACTAGGACaatctgttgttgctgtttttactCTTAAGAAAATGGAAGCAGTCCTAGGAATATTTGTGAGCCTAATGTCACTGTTCTGTCTCCTGTCTACAATCCTAGTAGCTTTGCCCTTAATATGAAAAAAGCTCCCAATCACTGGATTTTATTTAAACCAAGTGTTCTTAGAGagctagaaaatatatttagcagTTTCTCTTCCcaaatggcacagtggtaaataatctgcctgccaaagcaggagctccaagagactctggttccatccctgggcagaGAAGATCATTTGGAGTGaaaaatagcaaaccactccagtattcttgcctggagaatcccatgggcagaggagcctggtgggttataatccaatgggttgctaagagtcggatgtgactgagcacacacccctACCAAAAGAATGGCGTTTTGACAGGATCGCCCAAAGAAAAGGGCATTGCCAGGAAGCAAGATGGCGTTAGCGGCCAAAGGCGAAGTGTCGCGAGAGAAGCCTCCGCGAGGATCAGGTGACGAGAGCTTGCAGCAAGAGAGGGAGGGCGGGGGCTAGAACCAGGGTTGGGCAAGAAGGCTGCTAGAACCGTGGTGGCGGCAGCAGCCTGAGTTGCACTAAGGCTTTGGGGTGTGGGGAACCGCGGTCATGGACCATATCACGGTGCCCAAGGTAAGGAGAAGAAATCGGCGAGGCTGGGAGTCGGGAATTCCCGCTCCATGCTTATCCGCAAGCCCAGGTACACCCTCTCAACCCTTAGGGTGCTCTTTGACGCCCTCTTCCGCGCAGGACCGGAGTAGTATTCCTCGGTTCACACCCCGTTTCACCCAATCTGAACTTTCTTCTCCTTGGGAGCTGCCTGCAGGCGGCTGCGGCGCGCAAAGGAGAGATGGTTCTGTACCAACCGTTCTCTCACTTGACGCCGCCTCCGCGCTGGGTCCCTCTCTGTTCTGTCTCCTCCGACCCCAGCTCCTCCTGGCTCCGCAGCGGTTACCTCATACACCCCTTTACTCCAGCCTTTTATACAGACTTGCTGCACTTGTAACAGCCTTTCTTGAATACCCTGCGTGGCATTGCCTCCCAGAGGGTTACTTCCTTTATCTAGAgtttccctgccctcctcttGACTCCGGTCCGCCTCTTGACTTCTGCCCCAAGGGTTGCTCAGACCATCATTCCAGCTCCCCAGCTTGCGTGTGTGGATTTGGGGGCAAAAACATCTGTCCAGCCTCAAGCTGGGCTATAGAAAAGAGGTGTAACAGAGTGGACCTGGTTCTGCTCATCCAGGAAGAAAAACCGTAGAGGTGACATTGCTAGGCCAGTTGGTGTCTGCGTACAGCTGACCCTAGTTAGAGCCTCTTCTACGTCTTTTCTTTCCAGACACTACTCTTTATTTCCCCAACTCCagcctctttcttttctaattcaCTTCCTTCCTGTCAGTTTTCTTTCTACTATCAGGCTCAGAACAGGGAAGGGTTACAACTAGTTTGTGCTTAATTTTTTCTATCGCTCGTAGGAGATATGGCCCAGGCTAATTTAAATCCACATCAAACATAAGGATTACTAACTGTGAAGAGGCAAAAAGGTAGTTTATTTGGGGCCTTAGAATTGCAATTCAGGGATCACAGAAAGTCTAGAAGAAACCAGAATAGTGTCCCACAAGGGGAAAATGGCTAGGGTTTTTTTACAGGAAGAGGGAAGTCAATGCAGGGTTATGCAAGTTGTTTACCAACAATTTGGATTGGAGGGTAAAATTATTCTATACATA from Cervus elaphus chromosome X, mCerEla1.1, whole genome shotgun sequence encodes the following:
- the LOC122689239 gene encoding profilin-2-like — encoded protein: MQCIGDISEEVWQDCITLFLQTGMCCDAAIISNSPPWLLASYPEGNLFQLTQEEIQILLMREGREKLFLQGITLAGTKCLLIRDNLYTEGNNTMDLRTKGQSRGSQAVTVVQIESVYLVVMGQKGTEGGPLNLKAFEMAGYIKEAIHQHMAHF